The following are encoded together in the Syntrophobacterales bacterium genome:
- a CDS encoding phage integrase N-terminal SAM-like domain-containing protein — protein SRRASVESVLDFLHHIEGEGQETDSVRASLRWFFKSAAVQSGLSDTVHPERDARQHVIELERPDAGLTAWEKLLVAAIRRRHLQWRTEQTYRGWARRFAVWLEGRPVEEANAADIRGFLDHLAVDARGGRTG, from the coding sequence CAGTCGCCGGGCTTCCGTGGAGTCCGTTCTGGATTTTCTGCATCATATCGAAGGAGAGGGGCAAGAAACCGATTCGGTGCGCGCATCCCTGCGGTGGTTTTTCAAATCCGCCGCCGTTCAGTCGGGGCTGTCGGATACAGTTCATCCTGAACGGGATGCCCGACAACACGTCATCGAACTGGAAAGACCGGATGCGGGTTTGACAGCCTGGGAAAAACTTCTGGTTGCCGCCATTCGCCGCAGGCATCTACAGTGGCGTACCGAACAGACGTACCGCGGGTGGGCGAGACGCTTCGCCGTATGGTTGGAAGGACGTCCGGTCGAGGAGGCAAACGCCGCCGATATCCGGGGCTTTCTCGACCATCTCGCCGTGGATGCGAGGGGGGGAAGGACAGGGTAA